From Variimorphobacter saccharofermentans, one genomic window encodes:
- a CDS encoding helix-turn-helix domain-containing protein — translation MMTKQAELKQRAYASSLKSRALSVLIYLIDRSNKDLTCFPAIPTMAEQLHISVSTVKRALKELVDAGYLEKAARFRDKNRGQSSNLYTLLFVEQPPASDYDNTSGEEHRDDINTPDEEMQSKGHAVKYITFDTLAEKTKTEQKPSSSEKVQEDEIECSDCYDRPIRSVFCTPVQIAALSKYMKPQRIFDRLRVPYLVPFPNSLFLQWTGAESSLVPP, via the coding sequence ATGATGACAAAGCAAGCTGAACTAAAACAACGGGCATATGCCAGCAGTCTGAAAAGCCGTGCGCTTTCCGTGCTGATTTATTTGATTGACCGGTCCAATAAAGACCTAACCTGTTTTCCGGCGATTCCGACTATGGCCGAACAACTCCATATCTCCGTATCCACTGTGAAACGAGCCTTAAAAGAGCTTGTAGACGCAGGCTATCTTGAAAAAGCCGCCCGTTTCCGGGATAAAAACCGTGGGCAAAGCTCGAACCTTTATACCTTGCTCTTTGTGGAGCAGCCCCCGGCATCTGATTATGATAATACCTCTGGTGAAGAACACAGAGATGATATAAATACACCTGACGAAGAAATGCAGTCAAAAGGTCATGCTGTAAAGTACATCACATTCGATACACTCGCTGAAAAGACAAAAACAGAGCAGAAACCAAGCTCATCTGAAAAAGTGCAGGAAGATGAAATAGAGTGCTCCGATTGTTATGATAGGCCAATACGGTCTGTTTTTTGCACCCCCGTTCAAATTGCTGCGCTGTCAAAGTATATGAAACCTCAAAGAATATTTGACAGACTGAGAGTACCCTATCTTGTGCCATTCCCTAACTCTCTTTTTCTACAGTGGACGGGGGCGGAGTCCAGTTTGGTACCCCCTTGA